The following are encoded in a window of Streptomyces griseiscabiei genomic DNA:
- a CDS encoding trypsin-like peptidase domain-containing protein, with protein MRPKHDADVLANLLSTAVCGISVGGASVSGTGWLAAPTGIVLTAGHLLTGAGDLKVTFPGHGPLRARVLVAAHQPAEGIDFAVLDVDLDDRRIAALPIALAHAPRGSFASAGFGVTLRTISAGAGDIIGPFDPRNDASLRLFRCRSQELAEPGYSGAPIVSTELGAVVGIQIEAVTGPRGARDTVLAMPLYRVASAWNRLEEIEAQQAAGSDSPAARQVMVVATAIDTLADRIAAELRVRGLAARSVFVSDGEIPKPNPAVLADVQTMVLVANGMALTFESTRELVVAAVFRQLVLIVVADEGVALPTYLRSFVRVSAVGEAVAAAVSAAADAALAAKPASLADALEDIQSHSSAPGRFQPRIDELRSAAEGWSSRRERQERRLEALAESGLHGTGALRADVAPAVGVRPFDPQHLFRDRVHETGDISRALADDSVGVVSVIGRAGVGKTALAARVLSALRSQHWFHSGSRPRIDGVVFLSTRTSSGISSDEIVLKLAQLTGDADLFRTWSTRAIPLHRRVASVLEVLDDRHVVVLLDNLEDLLDGNGRLTGGDELDALLTELMLVASPVSFLITSREQVQFSTSVLPRTRCVELRAGLPDDESVRMLRELDAQAEYGLADAPDDVLRRLATAVHGLPRALQLIAGMLASDPLLTVDDLVTLDMPAVNESLGELIAETLARLDRPARWVLLALAVVGRPMATGGVDFILRPFAPGLDVPSLVRRLVRTQIVSGDRTSKTVALHPADRRYLLRQAAEQQEATVALLHRRAADHYLRLSKATADPRDIDDVRPMLFASEHLLNSGDHHQAAEVLDEVGGLLENIGQYRVTADLARSLADVAVGDDWVRNAMRLGRLYWLMGEAATSLDWLAKAEAAATTNGDHRTLPAILVDLGASQRDSGSLRASLRTFRRALHAAAQQGDGEFRVVARGLVQLTHTLRPMGFLATSVSCAERAMALVRRERDTDPTCAFLTAGALINAAVSDSLLGLTPRATTRATVARDIARHIGDRGLEAYADCVLAGLARVAGAPDAAVPLLLGALETYEEIGDRWGLASGLATLSWTLTDLLDVDAAESAIRRCHMAADGCNPRAAASVVLAESVLARRQGDLTAAVRLAGDAASSYDRAAFHLYGAWARCELVTALFLLGEPVPSAELFVRATPLTKAAWHTLRVMAQPIADGADQTIGTARAALARVGQGTAWQTLPAGWLAAVESCRTGADPPAEVGRVFEVFGAAPGVMHDHRQVLGRLADHDLPGSPALRRLLS; from the coding sequence ATGCGACCGAAGCATGACGCCGACGTGCTCGCAAACCTGCTCTCCACTGCTGTCTGCGGGATCTCGGTCGGTGGCGCCTCGGTCTCGGGTACCGGCTGGTTGGCGGCGCCCACGGGTATCGTCCTCACTGCTGGCCACCTGCTGACCGGGGCTGGCGATCTCAAAGTGACGTTCCCCGGCCACGGGCCGCTACGGGCACGCGTTCTCGTCGCGGCACACCAGCCTGCGGAGGGCATCGACTTCGCCGTGCTCGACGTGGACCTGGACGACCGCAGAATCGCGGCGCTGCCCATCGCCCTGGCACACGCTCCGCGCGGCTCGTTCGCCAGTGCCGGCTTCGGCGTCACCCTTCGTACGATCAGTGCCGGTGCAGGCGACATCATCGGTCCGTTCGATCCCCGCAACGACGCATCGTTGCGGCTGTTTCGCTGCCGCAGCCAAGAGCTGGCCGAGCCGGGCTACAGCGGCGCTCCCATCGTGAGCACCGAACTTGGCGCCGTGGTCGGCATCCAGATCGAGGCGGTCACCGGCCCGCGCGGTGCACGTGACACCGTGCTCGCGATGCCGCTGTACCGGGTGGCGTCTGCTTGGAACCGGCTTGAGGAGATCGAGGCACAGCAGGCCGCCGGCAGTGACTCGCCCGCCGCGCGGCAGGTCATGGTAGTGGCCACCGCAATCGACACTCTTGCGGATCGGATCGCCGCCGAGTTGCGCGTTCGGGGCCTCGCCGCGCGCAGTGTTTTCGTGTCTGACGGCGAGATACCTAAACCGAATCCGGCTGTCCTCGCCGACGTACAGACAATGGTGTTGGTCGCGAACGGCATGGCTCTCACGTTCGAGTCGACGCGGGAACTGGTCGTGGCCGCGGTGTTCCGACAACTCGTGCTCATCGTCGTCGCCGACGAGGGAGTTGCACTCCCCACCTACCTGCGGAGCTTCGTCAGGGTTTCAGCGGTCGGTGAGGCAGTTGCCGCGGCGGTATCCGCCGCAGCCGACGCGGCGCTGGCGGCCAAGCCGGCCTCCTTGGCGGATGCTCTTGAGGACATCCAATCCCACTCGTCCGCTCCAGGCCGGTTCCAGCCCCGCATCGACGAACTCCGCTCGGCGGCGGAAGGCTGGTCGTCCCGTCGAGAACGGCAGGAGCGCCGTCTCGAAGCCCTGGCCGAAAGCGGTCTGCACGGTACGGGGGCCCTGAGGGCCGACGTCGCGCCTGCGGTCGGCGTCAGGCCGTTCGACCCGCAGCATCTGTTCCGTGACCGGGTGCACGAGACTGGCGACATCAGCAGGGCACTAGCAGACGATTCGGTGGGCGTCGTGTCCGTCATCGGCCGCGCCGGCGTGGGCAAGACCGCGCTGGCCGCGCGTGTACTGAGCGCGCTGCGCTCGCAACACTGGTTCCACAGCGGCTCGCGACCACGCATCGACGGAGTCGTCTTCCTCTCCACGCGTACGAGCTCCGGCATCTCCAGTGATGAGATCGTCCTCAAGCTGGCACAGCTCACCGGTGACGCGGACTTGTTCCGCACCTGGTCGACGCGCGCGATCCCACTCCACCGGCGCGTCGCGTCCGTGCTGGAGGTCCTCGACGACCGTCACGTCGTTGTGTTGCTGGACAATCTCGAGGACCTGCTCGACGGAAACGGTCGACTTACCGGTGGAGATGAGCTGGACGCGCTGCTGACCGAACTGATGCTCGTCGCCAGCCCGGTGTCGTTCCTGATCACCTCCCGGGAACAGGTGCAGTTTTCCACCAGCGTGCTGCCGAGGACTCGATGTGTCGAGTTGCGTGCCGGTCTACCGGACGACGAGTCCGTCCGAATGCTGCGCGAGCTGGATGCACAGGCGGAGTACGGACTCGCTGACGCACCGGACGATGTGCTGCGCCGACTGGCCACCGCGGTGCACGGCCTTCCCCGCGCACTGCAGTTGATAGCTGGGATGCTGGCCAGCGATCCCCTGCTGACCGTCGATGACCTCGTCACGCTGGACATGCCCGCCGTGAACGAGTCGCTCGGGGAGCTGATCGCCGAAACACTTGCCCGGCTTGACCGCCCGGCACGCTGGGTGCTGTTGGCGCTCGCGGTGGTCGGCCGCCCGATGGCGACCGGCGGGGTGGATTTCATCCTGCGGCCGTTCGCGCCCGGCCTCGACGTGCCGTCACTGGTCCGGCGGCTGGTCCGTACCCAGATCGTCTCAGGTGACCGCACCAGCAAGACCGTCGCGCTTCATCCTGCCGATCGACGGTATCTCCTGCGCCAGGCCGCCGAACAGCAGGAGGCCACCGTCGCCTTGCTCCACCGCAGAGCAGCCGACCACTACCTCCGGCTCAGCAAGGCCACAGCAGATCCGCGTGACATTGACGACGTCCGGCCGATGCTGTTCGCCTCCGAGCACCTGCTGAACAGCGGTGATCACCATCAGGCCGCGGAAGTGCTCGACGAGGTCGGTGGATTGCTGGAGAACATCGGCCAGTACCGGGTCACGGCGGACCTGGCTCGATCCTTGGCCGATGTCGCCGTGGGAGACGACTGGGTCCGCAACGCCATGAGACTGGGCAGGCTGTACTGGCTGATGGGCGAAGCGGCCACGTCGTTGGACTGGCTGGCCAAAGCGGAGGCCGCCGCCACCACGAACGGCGACCACCGCACGCTACCGGCGATTCTGGTCGACCTCGGCGCATCCCAGCGGGATTCCGGAAGTTTGCGCGCCTCGCTCCGTACGTTCCGGCGCGCGCTGCACGCTGCCGCACAGCAGGGTGACGGCGAGTTCCGGGTCGTCGCACGCGGCTTGGTTCAGTTGACCCACACGCTGCGCCCCATGGGTTTCCTCGCCACGTCCGTCTCGTGCGCGGAACGCGCCATGGCTCTGGTCAGGCGCGAGCGCGACACAGACCCGACCTGTGCGTTCCTCACAGCGGGCGCACTGATCAACGCCGCCGTCTCCGACAGCCTTCTCGGCCTGACACCTCGAGCCACGACACGGGCCACCGTGGCGCGCGACATCGCTCGCCACATCGGAGACCGAGGTCTGGAAGCGTACGCGGACTGCGTACTCGCCGGCCTAGCGCGGGTCGCCGGCGCGCCGGACGCCGCCGTTCCGCTGTTGCTGGGCGCTTTGGAGACTTACGAAGAGATCGGGGACCGGTGGGGCCTGGCCTCAGGACTGGCCACCCTTTCCTGGACACTTACGGATTTATTGGACGTCGATGCGGCGGAGAGCGCCATCCGACGCTGCCATATGGCTGCTGACGGCTGCAACCCCCGTGCCGCGGCCAGCGTGGTCCTGGCCGAGAGCGTCTTGGCCAGGCGACAGGGAGATCTCACCGCGGCCGTGCGCCTCGCAGGCGATGCCGCGTCGTCCTACGATCGCGCGGCGTTCCACCTCTACGGTGCCTGGGCCCGCTGCGAATTGGTGACCGCTCTGTTCCTACTCGGCGAACCGGTGCCATCGGCAGAGCTGTTCGTTCGCGCTACTCCGCTGACAAAAGCCGCTTGGCACACCCTCCGGGTGATGGCCCAGCCGATCGCGGACGGGGCCGACCAGACCATCGGGACTGCTCGGGCGGCGCTCGCCAGGGTCGGCCAGGGCACCGCGTGGCAAACGTTGCCAGCGGGTTGGCTCGCCGCGGTGGAGAGTTGCCGAACGGGTGCGGACCCGCCGGCCGAGGTCGGGAGGGTCTTCGAAGTCTTCGGCGCCGCACCCGGGGTCATGCACGATCACCGCCAGGTCCTCGGTCGGCTGGCCGACCATGACCTGCCCGGAAGTCCGGCGCTGCGACGCCTGCTGTCCTGA
- a CDS encoding radical SAM protein, translating into MSQTEPHELIRYVQIETGTACNYRCRYCPVAYHPRSGGFLPLEVIASLSVDLARLPALEQIYLNGYDEPTTNPHLVKVFEMLSPLSARIVLLTNGTRLTRDLAERIVESGANVEFDIHLSAADPVEFRRVHQSPLYSTVMRNLEDISTSPVARRMELHISMQGRDTPGDNATFTAICDKFSNTPFSIHRYDPNDRAGLLKNEYQENVYHRSLRGCALQNRTLEWLHINATGVAILCCQDYFEQYPIGRVPDSDLIQLAASASRLRYHSWTMGKEVAPKDYLCRRCVHAKSDEAI; encoded by the coding sequence GTGAGTCAGACCGAACCACATGAACTCATTCGGTACGTGCAAATTGAAACCGGGACCGCCTGCAACTACCGTTGTCGCTACTGTCCCGTGGCTTACCATCCGCGCAGCGGCGGATTTCTTCCGCTGGAGGTCATCGCATCCCTTTCCGTAGACCTGGCCCGGCTTCCGGCGCTGGAGCAGATCTACCTCAACGGTTACGACGAGCCGACCACGAATCCACATCTGGTCAAAGTTTTTGAAATGCTCTCGCCACTGTCTGCAAGAATCGTACTGCTGACCAACGGTACGAGGCTAACCAGGGATCTCGCGGAACGCATTGTGGAGTCCGGAGCGAATGTCGAGTTTGACATACATCTCTCGGCGGCAGATCCAGTCGAGTTCAGGCGTGTTCATCAGAGTCCACTCTACTCGACGGTCATGCGGAACCTCGAGGATATTTCGACCTCACCGGTCGCACGCAGAATGGAATTACATATCAGCATGCAAGGTCGAGATACGCCGGGTGACAACGCGACGTTCACCGCGATCTGCGATAAATTCTCGAATACGCCCTTCTCGATTCACCGATACGATCCGAATGATCGGGCAGGATTGCTGAAAAACGAATATCAAGAAAACGTGTACCACCGATCACTGCGCGGCTGCGCATTGCAGAACCGGACCCTGGAGTGGCTGCACATCAATGCGACGGGGGTCGCCATCCTGTGCTGCCAAGACTACTTCGAGCAGTACCCGATCGGGCGAGTTCCCGACTCGGATCTGATTCAGCTCGCCGCTTCGGCGAGTCGGCTCCGCTACCACTCCTGGACCATGGGGAAGGAGGTCGCACCGAAGGACTACCTGTGCCGACGGTGCGTGCACGCGAAGAGTGACGAGGCGATCTGA
- a CDS encoding nitrilase-related carbon-nitrogen hydrolase, which translates to MTAASSHEPRRTVTVAVAQAAAPLFDTPAAVARAEELIREAALRGAEVVVLPEAFLGGYPKGLDFGVTVGSRSPDGRDLFRRYHASAIEVPGPETETLAALTRELGCHAVVGAVERQGGTLYCVALFFGPDGYLGLHRKLMPTAAERYLWGQGDGSTLPVIDTGSARIGAAICWENYMPLLRTAMYAKGVDLWCAPTVDDRDAWQATMRHIALEGRCFVLSANQYLRRDALPADLHPVQGDEPDTVLIGGGSVIVSPLGEVLAGPLRDGEGILTAQLDLDDLTRARFDLDTTGHYARPDIFTLHVDESPHSTVTAA; encoded by the coding sequence ATGACTGCTGCCTCGTCTCATGAGCCCCGCCGAACCGTGACCGTCGCCGTCGCCCAAGCCGCTGCTCCGCTGTTCGACACCCCGGCCGCAGTGGCCCGGGCCGAGGAACTCATCCGCGAGGCCGCCCTCCGGGGTGCCGAAGTCGTCGTCCTCCCCGAGGCGTTCCTCGGGGGCTACCCGAAGGGTCTGGACTTCGGCGTCACGGTCGGCAGCCGCTCCCCGGACGGCCGCGATCTCTTCCGCCGCTACCACGCGTCCGCCATCGAGGTCCCCGGCCCGGAGACCGAAACCCTGGCCGCGCTCACCCGGGAGCTCGGGTGCCACGCCGTGGTCGGCGCGGTCGAACGTCAGGGCGGCACCCTGTACTGCGTCGCGCTCTTCTTCGGCCCCGACGGCTACCTGGGCCTGCACCGCAAGCTGATGCCCACCGCCGCCGAGCGCTACCTGTGGGGGCAGGGCGACGGTTCCACTCTCCCCGTCATCGACACCGGCAGCGCCCGTATCGGCGCGGCGATCTGCTGGGAGAACTACATGCCGCTGCTGCGCACCGCGATGTACGCCAAAGGCGTGGATCTGTGGTGCGCGCCGACCGTCGACGACCGCGACGCCTGGCAGGCCACCATGCGGCACATCGCCCTGGAAGGTCGCTGCTTCGTCCTCAGCGCCAACCAGTACCTGCGGCGCGACGCCCTCCCGGCCGATCTCCACCCCGTCCAGGGAGACGAACCGGACACCGTCCTGATCGGCGGCGGTTCTGTCATCGTCTCCCCGCTCGGCGAGGTGCTGGCCGGCCCGCTGCGCGACGGCGAGGGAATCCTGACCGCCCAACTGGACCTCGACGACCTCACCCGCGCCCGCTTCGACCTAGACACCACCGGCCACTACGCCCGCCCCGACATCTTCACCCTCCACGTCGACGAGTCCCCCCACTCCACCGTCACCGCCGCTTGA
- a CDS encoding GMC family oxidoreductase, with protein sequence MRTADVVVLGGGTAGCVAASEAARVGRSTILVEAGPDFGPLTDGSWPADLLTPWSLPTSHDWNLTETLPNGRTLALDRGRVIGGSSSVNGCVASWGHRADYDGWHLAGWSADVMRAELTAVSERFRVRNTTPQETTPFQLACLNAAVTAGFPFQSDVNDLDGDEGVGTIPSTTYGGIRRNSAFSFLDDVRRSITVLPNRTVDRLLVTRGRVTGVRLADEEILGADLVVLAAGTYGSPAILLRSGIGPPDELAALGITSVVPLPGVGANLHDQPTVDVQFTGTPELCRAMEHWLTAHQSADEPVLVKARSGQATEAFDLHLFPVSETPFEGRAWRWVLPVACLTPRSRGKVRLRSRDPAVPPLICHGFLTDTRDLQVLLDGIDLVRALASTPDLRGVLGSELSPGPTDLVPWVRASHHHYWHPVGTCSMGTGEQAVTNPVGRVRGLDNCLVVDASVMPTVPRANTNLPTAAVARHLARANMPTEPFRVR encoded by the coding sequence GTGCGCACAGCAGACGTTGTCGTTCTCGGCGGCGGTACAGCCGGATGCGTCGCCGCCAGTGAGGCGGCACGCGTCGGCCGCTCCACAATCCTGGTCGAGGCGGGCCCTGACTTCGGCCCCCTGACCGACGGCAGCTGGCCCGCCGATCTGCTGACGCCGTGGTCGCTTCCGACCAGCCATGACTGGAACCTCACCGAGACCTTGCCGAACGGCCGCACGCTCGCTCTCGATCGCGGCCGCGTCATCGGTGGATCCTCATCCGTGAACGGTTGCGTCGCCAGCTGGGGACACCGTGCCGACTACGACGGCTGGCACCTCGCTGGGTGGTCCGCCGATGTGATGCGCGCGGAACTCACGGCGGTCAGCGAGCGTTTCCGGGTACGCAACACAACGCCTCAGGAGACTACGCCGTTTCAGCTTGCCTGCCTGAACGCCGCAGTCACGGCGGGCTTTCCGTTCCAGTCCGACGTCAACGATCTGGACGGCGACGAAGGCGTGGGAACCATCCCGAGCACCACCTACGGTGGCATCCGGCGCAACTCGGCGTTCTCTTTCCTCGATGATGTCCGTCGTAGCATCACCGTGCTGCCGAATCGCACCGTCGACCGGCTCCTGGTCACCCGTGGCCGCGTCACCGGAGTGAGGTTGGCCGATGAAGAGATCCTCGGTGCGGACCTAGTGGTGCTGGCTGCGGGCACCTACGGCTCGCCGGCGATCCTGCTTCGCTCCGGTATCGGCCCTCCCGACGAGTTGGCGGCGCTCGGGATCACATCAGTGGTGCCCCTGCCCGGTGTTGGCGCCAACCTGCACGACCAACCCACGGTCGACGTCCAGTTCACCGGCACCCCCGAACTATGCCGTGCGATGGAACACTGGCTGACGGCCCACCAGTCAGCCGACGAGCCCGTTCTAGTGAAGGCGAGATCCGGTCAGGCGACAGAGGCGTTCGACCTGCATCTGTTCCCCGTGTCGGAAACACCGTTCGAAGGCCGCGCGTGGCGCTGGGTGCTGCCCGTCGCTTGTCTGACACCGCGCTCACGCGGCAAGGTCCGCCTTCGGTCCCGGGATCCTGCGGTTCCCCCGCTGATCTGCCACGGCTTCCTGACTGACACCAGAGACCTCCAGGTCCTCCTCGACGGAATCGACCTGGTGCGTGCCCTGGCCTCGACACCGGATCTGCGCGGAGTCCTCGGTTCCGAGCTGTCACCCGGTCCGACCGACCTCGTTCCGTGGGTACGCGCGTCCCATCACCATTACTGGCATCCCGTCGGTACGTGCTCCATGGGCACGGGTGAGCAGGCGGTCACCAACCCGGTCGGTCGAGTCAGGGGTCTGGACAACTGCCTGGTCGTGGACGCGTCCGTGATGCCAACGGTCCCTCGGGCCAACACGAACCTCCCCACAGCCGCAGTGGCACGCCACTTGGCCAGAGCCAACATGCCTACTGAACCGTTCCGGGTTCGATAG
- a CDS encoding tautomerase family protein, producing the protein MTIITVNAPKGRLSLEQRRELAETLTDAVLVPEVGQHAPAARAGFQVHFVERERDMMAIGGRLLADVDQELDVMVIDLAVMDAAWQPEVRAEVIERVLAALATACGLEKPAPAWWVTFRVIDEGSWGSSGGVLSVLPLLESGVFTEKRVKAVRAALGV; encoded by the coding sequence GTGACCATCATCACCGTGAACGCGCCGAAGGGCCGTCTGAGCCTGGAGCAGCGTCGTGAGCTGGCCGAGACGCTGACGGACGCCGTGCTGGTGCCCGAGGTGGGCCAGCACGCCCCGGCGGCCCGGGCCGGGTTCCAGGTGCACTTCGTCGAGCGCGAGCGGGACATGATGGCCATCGGCGGCAGACTGCTGGCGGACGTCGACCAGGAGCTCGACGTGATGGTGATCGACCTCGCCGTCATGGACGCCGCCTGGCAGCCGGAGGTGCGGGCCGAGGTCATCGAACGCGTCCTGGCCGCACTGGCGACGGCCTGCGGGCTGGAGAAGCCGGCGCCTGCCTGGTGGGTCACCTTCCGGGTGATCGACGAGGGCAGCTGGGGCTCGTCGGGCGGCGTGCTGTCGGTCCTGCCGCTGCTGGAGAGCGGGGTGTTCACGGAGAAGCGGGTCAAGGCCGTCCGCGCCGCGTTGGGCGTGTGA
- a CDS encoding PaaI family thioesterase, which produces MNRHAATGAVPERPARQEPEHERAAIAALGHELRALVEATVRTAASPATLHRVADGVRGLTGQLTGRRRARAEIPSVDEFPGGVRMYSPVTGAGSPLAPPMSCTRADGGVAGTCVLGKAHEGPPGYGHGGMSAMLLDELMGWACVAAGTPAMTVSLQLHYRRPVPLETPLRVFAQVTGGEDRRIPVSGVITTEEDHSEVLVAADGVFVVPDLDRVRALFPSLRAT; this is translated from the coding sequence TTGAACCGCCACGCCGCGACCGGCGCCGTGCCCGAACGACCGGCACGGCAGGAACCGGAGCACGAGCGGGCCGCGATCGCCGCACTGGGCCACGAACTGCGCGCCCTGGTCGAGGCGACCGTCCGTACCGCGGCCTCGCCGGCCACCCTGCACCGCGTGGCGGACGGAGTCCGCGGCCTCACCGGGCAGTTGACCGGGCGGCGCCGCGCACGCGCGGAGATCCCGTCGGTGGACGAGTTCCCGGGAGGGGTGCGGATGTACAGCCCCGTCACCGGTGCCGGAAGCCCACTGGCGCCGCCCATGAGCTGCACGCGGGCCGACGGCGGAGTGGCGGGAACCTGCGTCCTCGGCAAGGCGCACGAAGGGCCGCCCGGTTACGGACACGGAGGCATGAGCGCCATGCTCCTGGACGAACTGATGGGCTGGGCCTGCGTGGCCGCCGGGACGCCGGCGATGACCGTCTCCCTCCAGTTGCACTACCGCCGTCCCGTTCCCCTGGAGACGCCCCTGCGTGTGTTCGCCCAGGTCACCGGGGGCGAGGACCGAAGGATCCCGGTGAGCGGCGTGATCACCACCGAAGAGGACCACTCCGAGGTCCTGGTGGCGGCGGACGGCGTCTTCGTGGTGCCGGACCTCGACCGCGTCCGCGCGCTGTTCCCGAGCCTGCGGGCCACCTGA
- a CDS encoding LysR family transcriptional regulator, protein MIDIYETEFRKADLNLLVVFAALIRERSVTRAAAALHLSQGATSAALGRLRALFGDELFTRTRGGIVPTPRAIELARRIEPALGLIHGVVTDRDRFDAATARRTFTLGMSDDLEAALLPRLLAATAGLPGIRLAVRQASRNTVADMLDRGEVDLGVAAAPAHGADHRGRELFVSGYTCVFNPRLLPLRTPITWDDYLAHPHLLISYEGRRGIVDDLLEAQGLHRRVIASTTHFAGAALQLATLPALATLPTHAATVYADALGLTATAPPLTMPQYTVSAIWHGTATDDPAHIWLRHLVDEAAHRL, encoded by the coding sequence ATGATCGACATCTATGAAACCGAATTCAGGAAGGCCGACCTCAACCTGCTGGTCGTCTTCGCCGCCCTGATCCGCGAGCGCAGTGTCACCCGCGCGGCCGCCGCCCTGCACCTGAGCCAGGGCGCCACCAGCGCCGCCCTCGGCCGACTGCGCGCGCTCTTCGGCGACGAGTTGTTCACCCGCACCCGCGGCGGCATCGTGCCCACACCGCGCGCCATCGAACTCGCCCGCCGCATCGAGCCGGCCCTCGGGTTGATCCACGGTGTGGTGACCGACCGGGATCGATTCGACGCGGCCACCGCCCGGCGCACGTTCACTCTGGGCATGTCCGACGATCTGGAGGCGGCACTGCTGCCCCGCCTGCTGGCCGCCACCGCGGGCCTGCCGGGCATCCGGCTCGCCGTCCGGCAGGCCAGCCGCAACACCGTCGCCGACATGCTCGACCGCGGTGAGGTCGATCTCGGGGTGGCAGCGGCCCCCGCGCACGGTGCCGACCACCGCGGCCGTGAGCTGTTCGTCTCCGGCTACACCTGCGTGTTCAACCCCCGTCTGCTGCCGCTGCGGACCCCGATCACCTGGGACGACTATCTGGCCCACCCCCACCTGCTGATCTCCTACGAGGGCCGGCGCGGCATCGTCGACGACCTCCTCGAAGCACAGGGACTCCACCGCCGGGTGATCGCCTCCACCACCCATTTCGCCGGAGCCGCCCTCCAGCTCGCCACACTGCCCGCCCTGGCCACGCTCCCCACCCACGCGGCCACCGTCTATGCCGACGCCTTGGGCCTGACAGCCACCGCGCCGCCCCTGACGATGCCCCAGTACACCGTCAGTGCCATCTGGCACGGGACCGCCACCGACGATCCCGCTCACATCTGGCTCCGCCACCTCGTCGACGAAGCCGCTCACCGGCTCTGA